From a single Tachypleus tridentatus isolate NWPU-2018 chromosome 6, ASM421037v1, whole genome shotgun sequence genomic region:
- the LOC143252802 gene encoding uncharacterized protein LOC143252802, translating into MQVKALWVQVGLSMLVISSITAKEAKEIGEKDGADLQAEESGLGGYKVDETSHGGYGKSHGSEHAHGDYRGAHNHGVKDVKGYDDYGGNQKYGKGGHYYDGYGKDKQGYFSDRGQYGNRYGDNQYRGHGKGEDIYGDDFYKSSGHKKRGHKRVFHKEVYNDDNSYYDDAEDKDYGKKYKDQRDYYDHNTGKHFKNHLNNNQYVGNRYGNDYQRRGRGGYDDYYGKGYNDGRKYYNGGNDYTRGGGGYNKNSYGGIGGHGGGYGRFGGIGGHGIGYGGYGGQGGIYRGFIGGHLGHGGPIGGVGPGFYGGYNGYRGY; encoded by the exons ATGCAAGTAAAAGCTCTGTGG GTACAGGTTGGACTCAGCATGTTAGTGATTTCTTCGATCACTGCAAAAGAGGCAAAGGAAATCGGGGAAAAAGATGGCGCTGACTTACAGGCAGAAGAAAGTGGACTCGGAGGCTACAAGGTAGATGAGACTAGTCATGGAGGTTATGGGAAAAGCCACGGTTCCGAACATGCCCACGGGGATTATAGAGGCGCCCATAACCATGGTGTTAAAGACGTTAAAGGTTACGATGATTATGGTGGTAACCAAAAGTATGGGAAGGGAGGACACTATTACGATGGATATGGCAAAGACAAACAAGGATATTTTAGCGATCGAGGGCAATACGGGAATAGATACGGGGACAATCAATACAGAGGTCATGGGAAGGGGGAAGATATATATGGAGATGACTTTTACAAGTCGTCTGGCCATAAGAAACGTGGTCACAAAAGAGTGTTCCACAAGGAAGTGTACAACGATGACAACTCGTACTACGACGATGCTGAAGACAAGGActatggaaaaaaatataaagaccAACGTGACTACTATGATCACAACACTGGCAAACACTTCAAGAATCATCTGAATAATAACCAGTACGTTGGAAACAGATACGGTAATGATTATCAAAGGCGTGGTCGAGGTGGATATGATGATTATTATGGCAAAGGTTATAATGAtggaagaaaatattacaatggAGGTAATGATTATACCAGAGGTGGAGGTGGTTACAACAAGAATAGTTATGGCGGGATAGGAGGACATGGTGGCGGTTATGGAAGATTCGGTGGTATAGGAGGACATGGTATTGGTTATGGAGGGTACGGCGGTCAGGGTGGCATTTATAGAGGTTTCATTGGCGGCCATCTGGGTCACGGGGGCCCTATTGGAGGTGTTGGTCCTGGATTTTACGGCGGGTACAATGGGTACAGGGGATATTGA